In Solanum stenotomum isolate F172 chromosome 6, ASM1918654v1, whole genome shotgun sequence, one DNA window encodes the following:
- the LOC125869208 gene encoding LOW QUALITY PROTEIN: protein Iojap-related, mitochondrial (The sequence of the model RefSeq protein was modified relative to this genomic sequence to represent the inferred CDS: deleted 1 base in 1 codon), with product MWSVLKSRSFSSSPATQQWKLGLSMLNRSLSFSSSATNDGADEGIRSGELLKLEEVETILRDVKADNVKVFPIPKHCDFADFMVVATGRSAWHVRNISQALIYKVKQKQKGSKRMLLPSVEGQEAGNWIVIDSGKVVIHALDEKVRAYYNLEKLWSTYASNQDHGVGQGQDLDKAFVKVRPKNNSKKRPLQLPDVWKISSVMLAGNSSHYIEVVSFRNSWGFTFGDCY from the exons ATGTGGTCGGTTCTAAAATCTCGAagcttctcttcttctcctgcAACTCAACAATGGAAGCTAGGGCTATCAATGCTCAATCGCTCTCTATCTTTTTCTTCCTCCGCCACCAATGACGGCGCCGATGAAGGAATCCGCAGCGGAGAGTTACTGAAACTGGAGGAAGTGGAGACAATCCTCAGAGATGTCAAAGCTGATAACGTCAAAGTTTTTCCCATTCCTAAACACTGTGATTTTGCAGATTTCATGGTCGTTGCTACTGGTCGATCCGCTTGGCACGTCCgtaatatttctcaagccctAATTTACAAG GTTAAGCAGAAGCAAAAAGGATCAAAGAGAATGTTGTTACCTAGCGTGGAAGGGCAAGAAGCGGGCAACTGGATTGTAATCGACTCTG GCAAAGTAGTAATTCATGCCCTTGATGAGAAAGTGAGAGCATACTACAACTTAGAGAAGCTTTGGAGCACATATGCATCAAACCAGGACCATGGTGTTGGTCAGGGTCAG GATTTGGATAAGGCCTTTGTGAAGGTTCGCCCTAAGAATAACTCTAAAAAGCGG CCTCTACAACTGCCTGACGTATGGAAAATCAGCTCTGTCATGTTGGCTGGCAATTCGAGCCACTATATAGAAGTGGTTTCTTTCAGGAATAGCTGGGGTTTTACTTTTGGAGATTGTTATTAG